Proteins from a genomic interval of Bacillus thermozeamaize:
- a CDS encoding tRNA (adenosine(37)-N6)-dimethylallyltransferase MiaA: MVKKPLLVIVGPTAVGKTDLSVALAKTFDMEVISADSMQVYKGMDIGTAKVSPKIRQQIPHHLIDICQPDEPYSVADFQRDALKAIEHVHQRKRIPLMVGGTGLYVRSVTHGYLFSDAPKDERIRKKWQTYSQQYGRQSLYERLREKDPETADKLHPNDEKRIIRALEVQELTGIPFSQWQHQHKEQKPWFDVMTIGLWMDRTLLYERINRRVDRMLEEGLVEEVKGLLAQGYDESLPSMQGLGYKEIIAYLKGQWSLEQAVTELKKRTRHFAKRQFTWFRRQHEVHWVKVGEAGWMEKFPEIQRLIAGKFYSFDEYTLNNA, encoded by the coding sequence GTGGTGAAAAAGCCGCTGCTGGTCATCGTTGGGCCAACAGCCGTCGGGAAAACGGATCTGAGCGTCGCTCTCGCCAAAACGTTTGACATGGAAGTGATCTCTGCCGATTCGATGCAGGTGTACAAAGGGATGGATATTGGCACGGCCAAGGTATCGCCAAAAATCCGCCAGCAAATCCCGCATCATCTGATTGACATCTGCCAGCCGGATGAGCCTTATTCGGTGGCCGATTTTCAACGGGACGCCCTGAAGGCGATCGAGCATGTGCATCAGAGGAAGCGGATTCCACTGATGGTCGGCGGCACAGGTCTTTACGTGCGTTCCGTGACCCACGGTTACCTTTTTTCGGATGCGCCGAAAGATGAACGCATCCGCAAAAAATGGCAGACATATAGCCAACAATACGGCAGACAAAGCCTTTATGAACGATTGCGGGAAAAAGATCCGGAAACCGCCGACAAACTCCATCCGAATGATGAGAAGCGAATCATCCGCGCCTTGGAAGTACAAGAACTGACAGGAATCCCGTTCAGCCAATGGCAGCATCAGCACAAGGAGCAAAAGCCGTGGTTCGACGTCATGACGATCGGATTGTGGATGGATCGGACGTTGTTGTATGAGCGGATTAATCGGCGGGTGGATCGGATGCTTGAGGAAGGATTGGTTGAAGAAGTAAAGGGGCTTTTGGCCCAAGGGTACGACGAATCCTTGCCATCGATGCAGGGTTTGGGGTATAAAGAAATTATCGCCTATCTCAAAGGGCAATGGAGTCTGGAGCAGGCAGTCACTGAATTGAAAAAACGGACCCGCCATTTCGCCAAGAGACAATTCACCTGGTTCCGGAGACAGCACGAGGTGCATTGGGTGAAGGTAGGAGAAGCAGGATGGATGGAGAAGTTTCCTGAAATTCAGCGGCTGATTGCAGGAAAATTCTACTCTTTTGACGAATATACATTAAACAATGCGTAG
- a CDS encoding RNA chaperone Hfq, with amino-acid sequence MKQVVNVQDTFLNQVRKENIPVTVYLTNGYQLKGFVRSFDNFTVVIESDGKQQMIYKHAISTFHPARAVNLYQPQEPKSSEESPSS; translated from the coding sequence ATGAAACAGGTTGTGAACGTCCAGGACACTTTTTTGAATCAGGTGCGCAAAGAAAATATCCCGGTTACGGTTTACTTGACCAATGGATATCAATTGAAAGGATTTGTGCGTTCTTTTGACAATTTTACTGTCGTCATCGAATCAGACGGCAAGCAGCAGATGATCTATAAACATGCCATTTCCACTTTTCATCCTGCCAGAGCAGTCAATCTCTATCAGCCGCAGGAACCAAAAAGCTCTGAGGAATCACCATCGTCCTAG